The DNA sequence ATACAGCGCACGGTTTTCAATGATCTGCCCCGGGCGGGTGACATATAAAAGGACGCCAAGGGGCAGGCCAATAACAAAACCGAAAAAGCCAGAGACGAACGTCATCACCAGCGTTTCCCATACGCCACGGCAGAGTAGAAGAATCATTGCCTCAGACATAACCTAACACCTCTACCTTTACATGATGCTCTTGCAGAAAATCGATTGCTGCTTGTGTATCCGCGTCTGCGCCGTGCATCTCAGTCAGCATAATGCCGAACTTCACGCCACCGGCATAATCCATCTGAGCGCTGATAATATTGTTATTCACGTCGAAACGACGGGCTGCTTCAGAGAGAAGCGGCGCGTCTACCGACTGCCCGGTAAATTCCAGCCTTAATAAAGGAACGCTATCCGCTTTGGCCACCGCCGACAAACGTTCAGCATAGTCATCGGGAATATCCAGATGCAGAGTGGACTGAATAAACTGCTGAGCCAGAGGGGTTTTAGGGTGGGAGAAGACTTCACTCACCGTATCCTTCTCTATTAACTGACCATTGCTGATTACCGCGACCTGATCGCAGATGCGTTTCACCACATCCATCTCATGGGTGATAAGCAGAATAGTAATGCCCAGGCGACGGTTGATATCTTTCAACAGCTCAAGGATAGCCCGGGTAGTCGCAGGATCGAGCGCGCTGGTGGCTTCATCACAAAGCAGCACTTTAGGGTTGGTTGCAAGCGCACGGGCGATAGCCACACGCTGTTTTTGACCGCCAGAAAGGTTGGCAGGCCAGGCGTCGTGCTTATCAGCCAGCCCAACCAGTTCCAACAGCTCGTTTACGCGCGTATTGATCTCAGCGCGCGACAGCTTGCCCAGCTCAAGAGGCAGGGCGACGTTGCCCGCAACGGTACGGGAATTTAACAAGTTAAAATGTTGGAAAATCATGCCGATTTGGCGGCGAGCCTGAGTGAGCTCGCTCTCAGAAAGCGTGGTCAAATCCTGATTATCAACCAGCACGCTGCCGGAAGTCGGGCGCTCAAGAAGGTTAACGCAGCGGATAAGCGTACTTTTACCCGCACCCGATGAACCGATGACGCCATAAATTTGTCCGGCTGGCACATGCAGGCTGACGTCTGACAGCGCTGTAATAGTGCGAGTGCCCTGCTGGAACACTTTGGTGATGTTTGTAAGTTTTATCATTTTATTATCGTGATGGGGTTATCCGTGGCGTAAATTTTAGTGCATCCCGACCCGGGCCGGATGCGAGTGGATGGTAAGGCATCCAGACGTCTGAATCAATCAAAGACGTTCAATCTGCCATTCTCTCTCATGGCGCAATCATGCGATACTCTGAAGCAACATGAGTAGCAGGAGTTTCTACGTGACAGACAAAATCCCAGCAATATTTCTCGATCGTGATGGCAC is a window from the Pantoea sp. CCBC3-3-1 genome containing:
- the metN gene encoding methionine ABC transporter ATP-binding protein MetN, translated to MIKLTNITKVFQQGTRTITALSDVSLHVPAGQIYGVIGSSGAGKSTLIRCVNLLERPTSGSVLVDNQDLTTLSESELTQARRQIGMIFQHFNLLNSRTVAGNVALPLELGKLSRAEINTRVNELLELVGLADKHDAWPANLSGGQKQRVAIARALATNPKVLLCDEATSALDPATTRAILELLKDINRRLGITILLITHEMDVVKRICDQVAVISNGQLIEKDTVSEVFSHPKTPLAQQFIQSTLHLDIPDDYAERLSAVAKADSVPLLRLEFTGQSVDAPLLSEAARRFDVNNNIISAQMDYAGGVKFGIMLTEMHGADADTQAAIDFLQEHHVKVEVLGYV